The Diadema setosum chromosome 12, eeDiaSeto1, whole genome shotgun sequence genome has a segment encoding these proteins:
- the LOC140236315 gene encoding 1-aminocyclopropane-1-carboxylate synthase-like protein 1: MASENSYLSSRAERYVNVKTILVDLLVRAGQNPFHLTDNPKGIINFSTAQNTSLSPVIIEKLNQPGFMKWDEWMLPYTEKPCLWRLREAVAGFLTEQTGAKQPLDPKMVLIVNGVTALISLAAFVLCDDGDTILTPSPMYGAIPRDLSFVSNVHTYPVHLSSKAGRDGSEPFELTVDLLEETLREAQEKGHKVKALFLVNPNNPLGIVYTKEQVLTYMEFCKRHELHCVIDEIYLCCIYDQSVPNSSALGFDPEEIPDIQRTHVMWGFSKDFGMPGSPVAALYTWNNDVFRGVAGLADFHAVPSYNQEAAAKLLEDRDWLHNVCLQSNLDTLKEHAEITMATLDEMDVPYVKPSAGLFIWLDLRKFMSTPTPEEEMRLAEHFLDQGVVVPPGAGFFYDEHGWFRIVFAVPKYQLVEGLKRVKAACLSFENKSGKA; encoded by the exons ATGGCGAGCGAGAATTCGTACCTTTCCAGCCGAGCCGAGCGCTATGTGAATGTCAAGACAATTCTGGTGGACTTACTGGTCAGGGCTGGCCAAAATCCTTTCCACCTGACCGATAATCCAAAG GGTATCATCAATTTTAGTACGGCACAGAACACCAGCCTCTCACCGGTGATCATTGAGAAG CTCAACCAGCCGGGTTTCATGAAGTGGGATGAGTGGATGCTACCGTACACGGAGAAGCCGTGTTTGTGGAGACTACGCGAGGCGGTGGCGGGCTTTCTCACAGAACAAACTGGCGCCAAACAACCTCTAGACCCAAAGATG GTTCTGATAGTGAACGGCGTGACGGCACTCATAAGCTTGGCGGCATTTGTTCTCTGTGACGACGGAG AcactattttgaccccttcacCGATGTACGGCGCCATACCACGTGACCTCTCCTTTGTCTCCAACGTTCACACGTACCCTGTTCATCTCAGTAGCAAG GCCGGCCGAGATGGCAGTGAACCGTTCGAGCTCACCGTTGATCTACTCGAGGAGACGCTGCGTGAAGCTCAGGAAAAG GGACACAAAGTCAAAGCACTTTTTCTCGTCAATCCAAACAATCCACTCGGCATTGTGTACACCAAGGAACAAGTCTTAACCTACATGGAGTTTTGCAAGAG ACACGAACTTCACTGCGTTATAGACGAAATCTACCTCTGTTGTATTTACGATCAGTCCGTACCAAACTCGAGCGCACTGGGGTTTGACCCGGAAGAGATCCCAGACATTCAACGAACTCACGTTATGTGGGGATTCAGCAAG GACTTTGGAATGCCTGGTTCACCTGTTGCTGCGCTGTACACATGGAACAACGACGTCTTTCGGGGAGTGGCCGGCCTGGCGGATTTCCATGCCGTGCCTAGCTACAACCAGGAAGCAGCAGCTAAGCTTCTAGAAGATCGCG ACTGGCTCCACAATGTCTGCCTACAATCCAACCTCGATACACTCAAGGAGCATGCTGagatcaccatggcaacgttgGATGAGATGGACGTGCCCTATGTAAAGCCATCTGCGGGGCTGTTCATCTGGCTGGATTTACGAAAG TTTATGTCGACGCCCACACCTGAGGAGGAAATGCGACTGGCGGAACACTTCCTGGACCAGGGCGTGGTCGTTCCTCCAGGGGCAGGCTTTTTCTATGATGAG